From Rutidosis leptorrhynchoides isolate AG116_Rl617_1_P2 chromosome 3, CSIRO_AGI_Rlap_v1, whole genome shotgun sequence, a single genomic window includes:
- the LOC139902042 gene encoding malonyl-coenzyme A:anthocyanin 3-O-glucoside-6''-O-malonyltransferase-like yields the protein MASLPVLTILEANQVSPPPATVVNKSLPLTFYDILFLDLPAVNNLYFYTLPLTKTHFIHTIVPTLKHSISITLQHFFPFAGNLFIFPSSTKKLPEIRYIDGDFVKFTIAECNLDFDHLTGNHPRNCDEFNLLIPQLEETTYKTSDYIKLATFSLQVTVFPSNGFSIGMARHHSLGDANTLFYFLKAWTSIARCGTNDAFLANGTLPMYDRLVNYPELDKSFLKYANIEAFFSQEYKPSNLSATDKVRATFVLTRTVIYRLKNRVLSQIPTTSSHISSFIVVCAYIWCCVAKTRNDEKQMFYIPIECRKRLDPPIPASYFGNCIRLCISIAKTSLITGNQGIINAAKILGDNLHKELAEKDQLVNDYSTFNFDEMPRSMISISGTSKFVFYDMDFGWGKPKKLELVSDGYGLNVSIYASKECNQDLEIGISLTVAEMQLFVHVFNEGLEL from the coding sequence ATGGCTTCCCTTCCCGTCTTAACCATTCTTGAAGCGAACCAAGTATCACCACCTCCGGCCACCGTAGTCAACAAGTCATTGCCGTTGACTTTCTACGACATACTTTTTCTTGATTTACCTGCGGTTAACAATTTGTATTTCTATACACTTCCACTCACCAAAACTCATTTCATTCACACTATTGTTCCCACCCTTAAACACTCTATATCAATTACCCTTCAACATTTCTTCCCTTTTGCAGGCAATTTATTTATATTTCCTTCTTCTACTAAAAAACTTCCCGAAATTCGTTACATTGATGGTGATTTTGTCAAGTTCACAATCGCCGAATGTAATCTTGATTTCGATCATCTTACAGGAAACCATCCTCGAAATTGTGATGAGTTTAACCTTCTTATACCTCAACTTGAAGAAACCACTTATAAAACATCCGATTACATAAAACTCGCAACTTTCTCGCTTCAAGTGACAGTTTTTCCAAGTAACGGTTTCTCTATAGGAATGGCACGTCACCATAGTCTAGGAGATGCTAACACACTTTTTTATTTCTTGAAGGCATGGACATCAATTGCTCGATGTGGTACAAACGACGCGTTTTTAGCTAATGGAACGTTACCAATGTACGATAGATTGGTGAACTATCCCGAACTCGATAAAAGTTTTTTAAAATATGCCAACATCGAGGCTTTTTTCAGTCAAGAATATAAACCTAGTAACCTATCTGCAACCGATAAGGTTCGtgcaacatttgtgttgacacgaACCGTTATTTATAGGTTGAAAAATAGGGTTTTGTCCCAAATACCAACAACATCGTCACATATATCATCTTTTATTGTTGTTTGCGCTTATATTTGGTGTTGTGTGGCTAAAACACGCAACGATGAAAAACAAATGTTTTACATCCCTATAGAATGTAGGAAACGTTTGGATCCACCTATTCCGGCTTCATATTTTGGTAATTGTATTAGGCTGTGTATAAGTATCGCGAAAACTAGCCTTATAACGGGAAATCAAGGAATTATAAATGCTGCGAAAATACTCGGAGATAATTTACACAAAGAGTTAGCTGAAAAGGATCAACTGGTGAATGATTATTCAACATTTAACTTCGACGAAATGCCAAGATCGATGATATCAATTTCAGGAACATCGAAATTTGTTTTTTATGATATGGATTTTGGTTGGGGAAAACCTAAAAAGTTGGAATTAGTTTCAGATGGTTATGGTCTAAACGTATCTATTTATGCATCCAAAGAGTGTAACCAAGATTTAGAGATTGGTATTTCTCTTACGGTTGCCGAAATGCAACTCTTTGTTCATGTGTTCAACGAAGGGCTAGAACTCTAA
- the LOC139902043 gene encoding F-box/LRR-repeat protein 12-like — protein sequence MGLSYGKHIMCITQLPDDPLCPIYQKLNNVSDRKSFSRTCHRFLEIVILNSKYFDGYSPSNKLRKLYNRDAIFLDKSLNIFCRFHSPSLLSVVNLSYCAITDNGLKTLTKYCKSITTISLLCCHRITNNGIWFLSRNCPQLRALKITGCDKVVGVRSQSISPTLAYLKADSHVLYPTGFLSGGGLQYLEVTYSDKHCMNTHERGLAAIGSGIAKYIKIIDFSKCSFVTDDCMMKISIGCPTLQELNLSYCHNIGLPSWESIGLRCKNMERLHVNYYANLCDRGLLALGNGCKSLSVLYMTMCVGVTTSAKNIFKIQRRDVKIEERFGITNFPSWIEI from the coding sequence ATGGGTTTAAGTTATGGAAAGCATATCATGTGTATTACACAACTTCCTGATGACCCTTTGTGCCcgatttatcaaaaattaaacaatGTGAGTGATCGAAAATCTTTTAGCCGAACTTGTCATCGTTTTCTTGAAATCGTAATTTTGAATAGTAAATATTTTGATGGTTACAGCCCATCAAACAAATTGCGCAAGTTATACAACCGTGATGCAATATTTCTTGATAAATCTCTAAACATTTTTTGTCGTTTTCACTCACCTTCATTGTTATCGGTTGTTAATCTTTCTTATTGTGCCATTACGGACAATggattaaaaacgttaacaaaatatTGTAAATCAATAACAACCATAAGTCTTCTCTGTTGCCATCGAATAACAAACAACGGAATTTGGTTTCTTAGCCGAAATTGCCCTCAACTTCGAGCACTCAAAATAACTGGTTGTGATAAAGTTGTTGGTGTAAGATCCCAGAGTATTTCACCAACTTTGGCTTATTTAAAAGCAGATTCTCATGTCCTTTATCCGACTGGATTTTTAAGCGGAGGTGGTCTCCAGTATCTAGAAGTTACTTATTCCGATAAACATTGTATGAATACTCATGAACGTGGTTTGGCGGCAATTGGTTCTGGCATTgctaaatatattaaaattattgaCTTTTCAAAATGCTCTTTTGTTACGGATGATTGCATGATGAAAATCTCAATAGGGTGTCCTACTCTGCAAGAATTAAACTTATCATATTGTCATAATATAGGGCTCCCTAGTTGGGAATCGATTGGATTGCGTTGTAAAAATATGGAGAGACTACATGTGAACTACTACGCGAACCTTTGTGACAGAGGATTACTAGCTTTGGGTAACGGCTGCAAATCATTATCGGTGTTATACATGACAATGTGCGTGGGCGTTACTACATCTGCGAAAAACATATTTAAGATACAGAGAAGGGATGTCAAGATAGAAGAGAGATTTGGGATAACAAATTTCCCAAGTTGGATAGAGATATAA